A region of Chelonoidis abingdonii isolate Lonesome George chromosome 8, CheloAbing_2.0, whole genome shotgun sequence DNA encodes the following proteins:
- the ARL14 gene encoding ADP-ribosylation factor-like protein 14, whose product MGLLSSKHSRVKPAKVLMLGLDSAGKSTLLYKLKFNDFFLTLPTIGFNVEMIETGQNIAITIWDVGGQQKMRTFWCNYFENADGLVYVVDSTDKQRLEDSKKEFELLLKNEFVKNVPIVLLANKQDLPGALNAEEITRKFNMQKHCSDRNWYVQPCCAITGEGLAEAFQRITAFAKNCKKSREVAFTIFNQDEKL is encoded by the coding sequence ATGGGTCTGCTGAGTTCCAAACACTCCAGAGTCAAACCAGCTAAGGTATTAATGCTGGGACTTGATTCAGCCGGGAAATCTACACTATTGTACAAGTTAAAGTTTAATGATTTTTTCCTAACACTCCCAACAATCGGTTTTAACGTGGAGATGATTGAAACAGGGCAAAATATTGCTATAACAATCTGGGATGTTGGAGGGCAACAGAAAATGAGGACATTTTGGTGCAATTACTTTGAAAATGCAGATGGCCTAGTGTACGTTGTGGACAGCACTGATAAGCAACGTCTGGAAGATTCAAAGAAAGAATTTGAACTTCTCTTAAAGAATGAATTTGTAAAGAATGTGCCTATTGTTTTGTTAGCTAACAAGCAGGATCTTCCTGGAGCTTTGAACGCTGAGGAAATAACCAGGAAATTCAACATGCAGAAACATTGCAGTGATAGAAATTGGTATGTACAGCCTTGTTGTGCGATCACTGGGGAAGGTCTGGCAGAAGCATTCCAGAGAATAACAGCATTTGCAAAAAACTGCAAAAAATCAAGAGAAGTAGCTTTTACAATTTTCAACCAAGATGAAAAGTTGTAA